The segment GATTTCACCCATAATTTTTGGAGGAAATGTTTTTGGTTGGACCTTAAACGAAAAAGAATCATTTGAAATGCTTGATGCAATAACTGATTTGGGCATTAATTGTATAGACACGGCCGATGTTTACTCGCGTTGGGTTGATGGTAATTCAGGTGGCGAGTCTGAAAAAATCATTGGTAAATGGATGAAAGAACGCGGAAACCGAAAGGATATCATTCTTTGTACCAAAGCCGGAATGGATATGGGGCAAGGCGGTATTGATATTTCAGAAAAACATATTAAAAAATCAATTGACAATTCATTAAACCGTCTGCAAACCGACTATGTTAATTTGTACTACGCTCACAAAGATGACGAAACAACACCTCCTGAAGAAACTTTAGGAGCTTTTAAAGATTTAATTGCTGAAAAAAAAGTACAATATATAGGTGCTTCAAATTTTTCAGCAGAACGATTACGTAAGTCCTTAGAAGTATCAAGAGTAAATGATTTACCAGCATACTCTGTTTTTCAACCGGAATATAACTTAATAGAACGCTCTAATTTTGAAGGAGGCATAGAAGATATTTGTGAAGAAGTTAACCTTGGTGTTGCTACATACTTTTCATTAGCAAGTGGGTTACTTACGGGTAAGTACACATCTGAAAAAGATATTGAAAATTCTTCCAGAGTAAGTTATGTGAAGAAACATTGGAATGAAAA is part of the Marixanthomonas ophiurae genome and harbors:
- a CDS encoding aldo/keto reductase, whose amino-acid sequence is MKKNPLGNTILKISPIIFGGNVFGWTLNEKESFEMLDAITDLGINCIDTADVYSRWVDGNSGGESEKIIGKWMKERGNRKDIILCTKAGMDMGQGGIDISEKHIKKSIDNSLNRLQTDYVNLYYAHKDDETTPPEETLGAFKDLIAEKKVQYIGASNFSAERLRKSLEVSRVNDLPAYSVFQPEYNLIERSNFEGGIEDICEEVNLGVATYFSLASGLLTGKYTSEKDIENSSRVSYVKKHWNEKTKNIIKTVNSIAKSHKVSPAAVAISWVLHRPAVSAPIVSATKKEHLTAFKEAAILELTITEIETLNNVSA